The stretch of DNA ATCCGATTCTTTTGGGCATTCTTCCTTGCCTTGAAGGGACAATGAGGCAAGGAGATAAGGAAATAAAAATGATTCGTACGCCAAGCCCTGTATCTCAAAGCTCTATTTTGTACGCGAACTGTAATGGAGAGTTTTTACATTTTTTGGATGCTAAAACGCGCCAAGGGGATAAGATTTTAGTTGTAAACATCCAAAATCGCTTGTCTCGTAAAGATCGTGCAAGAAGTCGTATTATCGAAGAGGCTCTACAAAATTATCCTTCTGTGTATACATGCGCATTCCCAGAGCCTGAAGATCTGTTATATGGATTAGAAAAAGTTCATGGGGAGTTAGAAACTTTTGCAGATTTCTTTTCTTTAGTACAACAAGAGTTTCTTAAGCCGAAGTCACAGGGGTTTTGTGTTCTTCCAGAAGAAACCAAACAGAGTATGACTCTTTTTTTAGAAAGCATTGTTCCATCTTTGAAAGATATATTTTTTTCAAAAAAGAAAATTCTATTCAAAAATGACAAAATTTTGCTTTTGCATCTTATCTATTACTTTATCGTTTTTAATTTGATTGAACAGCTGGACTCGAACACGTTGATGGTGATGTCTAAGGACGGTTTAGATTATGCCTCTGTTTTTGTTGCTGGTTTTGCATTTTTTGAAGACCGGGGAAGTTGGGACGAGAATAGCCTGAAACTGATGGTAGCAAAAATATTAGCTCCAACATTAGTAGCCAGAGATAGACTCGTATTTGCTCCACATATAGAACTCTTCAGTAAGTTTTTGAACTGTTTAAGAAAGAATCGGCATAATTTGAAAGCTCTCCGAGCATTCTTTTCTTATGACTTAGAACAGTGGAAATTTTCTGGTATTTAAGCGAGCCTCCGGTACGCATAAAGAGTGACTAAAAGCATAACTCCTGCAGGGATAAACATAACTTGAAGAGGCGGTAACACGCTATTATTGGCAAGAACCATTCCAGCTTTTAGAAAGACGAAAAAAATATTGATCGTCCCCAAGGGAACTAAGTAGGCCCAGGTAACCTTGGGAAGCCGATGAAAGCGTAAGCAGAGGTAAGCGGATAGTATTACAGCTGCTATGCAAAGCAAGGGAGAGATTACCATATAGTAAAACAGCGTAAGCAAAGATAGAATGCGTTGTGGAACTGTTGTTAAAAGCCCAAATTTAGCTGCATGCCAAGGAATGGCTTGTAAGAAAGCAGAGAAGCTGCAGTCCCTTCCTGTTATGAAAATTTTGGAAAAAGGGTTGTCGTAATAGCTAAACTCTAATTCTGGGAACTCCTTCATATCAAAAAATTGAGTCAACGATACTTCATGATTTTCGTTTTCGGAAAAATAAGAGACCTCAAGCCCAATAGGCAGAGATGGGGTGGTAAAAGCCAGTTTTTTGATGGCATAAATTGTTTTGGGGCCCTTAATCCAAAAAACATTATCTAGAGTTGCAGCTTTACGATTAATAGAAGAAAAGATCAGAACTGTCTGATCTTTCAGATAGAGCGCAGGAATTTTTTCTTGGGCTTTTTCCAAGGTCCCTTTGTCCATATGCTCTTTGGTAACCGAAATTTTTTCGCAAATAGGATGGAGCCATTGGAAATTTGCATAAAGGAGAAGAGTAATTATAGCCCCAGAGGTAATTAAAGGGCGGACTAACGTTTTCAGCCCAAGCCCTGAGGCTTGTAATAAAAGAACTTCTCGTTTGCTTTGCATGGAAAACAGAGTGATTGTAGTAGCAATCGCTACAAGTTGTGGGAGAATAAACTCGGCTTTCAAAGAGATTTGGGAGAGATAGTAAAGCAAGGAAAGTTGTAAAGGGGCTCCGGCAATAGCGGTCTTTCCTTCGCGGAAAGCATGCAGCGAATGGTGGATAGATGCATAAAAGATAACCGCCAAGAAAAATAAAGAGGAAAGAGAGCCCCAAAAGCGAAAAAGAAGATAGCGTTTCCAGATAGCCATATCTAAGCATGTCCTTGATTTTCTTTATAGATTCGCCAAGAAAAAATCAGCCACGAGAGTATCTGAGGAAAAAGGAAAAGCATTATGGCTGAAATAGGGTGGGAAGTATTTTTCCCAACGATAAGAAAGACAAGATTGAGTATGGGAAATAGCGCGTAGATGAGAATGGGTTTGTGAAAACGAGGCTTGTAAGTTCCCATGGCTAATCCGGCAAAAGTCATAGTGCTGCATAATAATCCTATGGCAATCCGGCGGAGTATTTCTGCAAGATGCAAGCGAAAGTCTTGGATTAATTGCTTCCAAGGCAAATAATCTACGCGAGCTTTCATGTAAGATTTTCCAGCAAATAACGTAGCTGTAACTTTGGGGATGAGAAGCTCATCTAAAGTTTCCAGATAGAACTCATTGGGATTAGATGTGCGAGCTTCTGAAAAGAGAGGGACTTTAGAAATCACTAAAACGTTTTTTGCTTGGACAGAATCTTTGTTCACATCTGGGATAATGGTTTCAACGAATCCTATGTTGGATATCTCCTGGTTATGTTTTAAGGCAATAATTACATTATCAAATTTGCTTTTCCCGCAGTGATCTATCGCAATGAAAATGCGATCATTTTCTTTTTTTTGCAGAGTTTGTAGTAAAAGAGCGGGGGATGTCATAGCGATATTCGCAATTTCTTTCCCCGTTTGAAAACGGCAGATAGAAGCGAGTTCTGAGCATGTATAGAAATTGATACAACACAGAATCCCAGAGGCTATTAAAACGGGGAAAATAATAATTCCCTGAGAAGCTCCCGAAGCTTTTAAAAAGGTAATTTGGTTATTGTCGGAAAGTTTGCGAAATAAAGTGAACGCCGAAATAAAGCACGAAGCAGGGAGGATAAATGGCAGCAGATAAGGAATCTGGTAAGCGGTGACTTTAAAGACGGTAGCATAGGGCACATCCTTAGCAATATAGCTAACGATTTCTTGTAAGGAGCTAATAATAGAAATGCAGATTAGGCTAAGCGTACAGAAGGTGGTTGTTTTTAAATAACGGAAAATGAGAACTTTCCATAGAATAGGCATGGCAATTTCGCAACAAAAATCAGTTAAACGTTTTAGTTAATAAAACTATGAGCATAGAACAATCTTGTAAATCTGTGGATAGTTAAGAACGATGTTATGATAACCCGTTTATTCGAGAATGATAAGCAATTAGAAGTTTTTTTTTCCTCTTTAGACAAGAAAAAAAAATACTTATTGGCGCTGTCAGGGGGAAGTGATTCTTTATTACTAATGTATTTGCTGAAGTCGCGAGCCTTTTCTTTTACTGCCGTACATGTCGATTATGGATG from Chlamydia suis encodes:
- a CDS encoding LptF/LptG family permease, giving the protein MAIWKRYLLFRFWGSLSSLFFLAVIFYASIHHSLHAFREGKTAIAGAPLQLSLLYYLSQISLKAEFILPQLVAIATTITLFSMQSKREVLLLQASGLGLKTLVRPLITSGAIITLLLYANFQWLHPICEKISVTKEHMDKGTLEKAQEKIPALYLKDQTVLIFSSINRKAATLDNVFWIKGPKTIYAIKKLAFTTPSLPIGLEVSYFSENENHEVSLTQFFDMKEFPELEFSYYDNPFSKIFITGRDCSFSAFLQAIPWHAAKFGLLTTVPQRILSLLTLFYYMVISPLLCIAAVILSAYLCLRFHRLPKVTWAYLVPLGTINIFFVFLKAGMVLANNSVLPPLQVMFIPAGVMLLVTLYAYRRLA
- a CDS encoding LptF/LptG family permease, which produces MPILWKVLIFRYLKTTTFCTLSLICISIISSLQEIVSYIAKDVPYATVFKVTAYQIPYLLPFILPASCFISAFTLFRKLSDNNQITFLKASGASQGIIIFPVLIASGILCCINFYTCSELASICRFQTGKEIANIAMTSPALLLQTLQKKENDRIFIAIDHCGKSKFDNVIIALKHNQEISNIGFVETIIPDVNKDSVQAKNVLVISKVPLFSEARTSNPNEFYLETLDELLIPKVTATLFAGKSYMKARVDYLPWKQLIQDFRLHLAEILRRIAIGLLCSTMTFAGLAMGTYKPRFHKPILIYALFPILNLVFLIVGKNTSHPISAIMLFLFPQILSWLIFSWRIYKENQGHA